gtgcaaatgaagtacaaaatacctatataaaatgcatgtatcagGAAAGCTGAGCCaaaagttcataggaccatatgagattttggaccgtgtgGGTGAgtttgcttaccggttagctttaccagctgctttggatagagtacataatgtgttttatgtgtctcagctgcggaagtatgttagtgatccatcacatgtgttagaggtagagaacatcgagctggatgagtccttgtcttatcttgaggtgcccaaatagattcttgatcgcaaggttaggaaaactagacatggggaggCCATGGATAGAGAGAAGACTTCTTTCTCAAGGAAAACCTGAAAATACCCAGAAAATACCAAAAACAcgtcaatttttttcttttttcagctTGATTCCATGGCAAAGACTCGCGCACGTCACAAGACAGTTACGGTAGAAGATACAGGAGGGGTTGTTGACTCAACGGATGAAGTTTTAACAATGGATGAGGGTATTACTACACCTGGTACGGCGGAATTGGAACTTAATTCAGGTAATCCATCATCAACTGTGGGTCAATTGCTTAATTTGACTGGTTTGTTGGATAAGCCTGTAATTACATCTGAGACTCAAATTAAGGGAACTAGAAATCCATCGACATCTGATATTACACCACCGGTTACGGACCTTGAAATTGGGATTCCTAAAACATGGAGTACAGTGGCTAAACCTAAACCTGGAATGAACCTTCATTATTGTGATAAGACTGCGGACTCTAGAGTTGTGGTGGTTTAGGAGGAAGATGTTGAGGACGAAATTAAGTTCTGGCAAAATACTTTGATGGGGAATTTTCTGGGTTCAAAACCCAAGATCAAAGAGGTGGATGAATATGTGCTGAAATACTGGAATAATGTAACCAGGCCTATAGTGCAATACTATAAGAAAGGCTAGTACAGTTTTCGGTTTTTTTCAGCAGATGATATGAACGAAATTTTGAAGGGAGGACCTTGGAATATGGGGACGAGTACTTTGGATCTGAAGCAATGGACACCTACTTTCTCAAAAGAAATGGATTCTGTGTCTATTGTTCCTGCTTGGCTGCTTTTCTCTGATTTGGACCCATTCATGTGGTCTGAAAAAGTGTTAAGTAAAATGGCTAGTATTGCTGGGAAGCCACTGTTTGCTGATTTGCCTACCACTTTTAAATCTAAACTCTCATTTGCTCGTGTGTTGGTGGAAGTGGATGTATCAGGGGATTTGCCAACTTCTGTGCAGCTTCATTCACCATATCATGGGGAAACAACTCAGAGAATCATCTATGAATGGTTACCACAATACTGTCATTGCTGCAAGAAACTTGGACACGTACAAGAGAAATGCAAGTTCACAAAGATCAATGACAAGCTTGAAGAAGCAAGAGCTAATAATGGTAACATGGTTTACAGACCAATAAAACCATCTGGTGGCACCACACCCACTGTTTCAATTCCTCAGGACTCAGGAAGTATTGTGCCAGGCCATAGTCCTCCTAAGTTAGGGGATGAGGCAGCTCTTGAGACAGAGAATAAGAACTCAGAATGTCTTGGACTAGGTTCAAATTCTGCTGTCTTGGGGGTGGTCTCTCTATCTAATGATATAGAGGTAGGCTCAGGACGCACTGTACCAGGTCAAATGAGAACTGCTAACAGTGCTGTGGGTAAAAAGCCACAGGGAGACTGCAGGACTACTATGATAGAGTCTGACTCAGGAATTTCTTTGCACAACAATTACACCATTCTGCAAACTGAGGATAATATGGAGACTGAGCTAGTAGGGGAAGTTCTACAGGAGAAGGAACCACCTCCTGACCCTGGTAAATGATTATATCTTCTTGGAACATTAGAGGGTTTAATGACCCAATAAAGCAGCAGGAAGTTAGGGGTTATTTGGCTATGAATAAAATTGAAGTTTTTGGTTTATTGGAGACTAGAGTTAGATTGAATAATGCTGCTGCAATAAGTAGGTTGTTTTCTTCTTATAGGACTCTCAATAACTACTCTCACCACCATAATGGGAGAATCTGGGTGTTCCTGGACACCAGATTGGTTACTCTACTTTCTTCTAGAATCCATGATCAACTGATACATTTGGAGCTGTTGCATCATGTTTCTAATAAAGTGGTCCATGTGTCCTTTGTTTATGGGAGTAATGATGGTGACACTAGAGAGACACTTTGGGATGAGCTAAGGCAGCTGGCTACTATGGTTACTGACTGGACTGTCTTAGGGGATTTTAACATAGTGAGAGCCATGGAGGAAAGAATTGGTCCACACCCTCCTTCCCTTTCTGAAATTATGGCTTTCAATCAATGTTTATTGGATTGCAATTTGGATGATCTTTAGGGCTATGGTTGTGAACACACTTGGACCAATAAACAGGATGTGGGAACTAGAGTATGGTCTAAACTTGATAGGGTTCTCACCAATGCTTCCTGGTTGGTGGCTTTCCCTCATACTCAGGTGACTGTTTTGCCTGCTGGAATCTCAGACCACTCTCCTCTATTGGTCCAAATTAAGGAACATTACCAAATCAGAAGGAGATTTAGTTACCTCAATTGCTGGGAGGAGCATAAAGATTATGATACTATTGTTACTGAGGCTTGGCAGAACCCTACAAAAGGAAATGCCATGTTTATTCTGTTTGCTAAACTCAAGAATGTTAGACATAAGCTTATTGGGTTGCACAAAAGCAATTTTTCTGATCTAGCAACCAAAGTCAAACAGGCTCGGGAGTCTTTGGAGGCCTGCCAGAAACAGGTCCAACTGAAACAATTGGATATCCAGTTACTTACTCAGGAAAAACAATTATTGGAAATATACTGTCTACTGAGGAAAACTGAAAGGAGCAGTCTCATTCAAAGGGCTAAGATTCATGACATTAACTACAATGATGCTGCAAACAACTATTTTTATGCAAAAATTGCAATAAGGAAGCATCAGAGTATTATTGGTAAGATTAAAAATAAGGATGGCATTTTAAGGGAGGGGATGGAGGCTGTAAATATTGCTTTTGTGGATTACTATCAATGGTTGCTTGGCACACCCACGGCCACTGCTGATTTTCCACCTGAAGCTTTGGAGGGCCCTAGGATCCAGGACACTGAGTGGGATTCTCTTTGTAGGCCTGTTGAGGAAATGGAGATCAGGAAAGCCTTGTTCTCAATTGCTTCTAATAAAAGCCCAGGTCAAGATGGATTTTCCTCCCAATTTTTCAAGAAATCTTGGAATCATGTGAAGAAGGAGTTTTGTGCTGCTGTTTAGGCTTACTTTAAAACTGGGGTAATGTCTAAGCAAGCTAATACTACTCTCTTAGCTCTCATCCCCAAGAAACCAGTGGTCACCTCTGTTATGGATTATAGACCAATTGCTTGCTGCACTGTCTTTTACAAGACAGTGAGCAAGATCTTATGTGACAGACTTAAGCCTCATTTACCTATTATTGTGGGGAAGGAACAAGGAGCTTTTGTGGCTGGTAGAAGTATTTTTGAGAACATTATGCTTACCCAGTCTTTGATCAAATGATATGGACAAAAAGGGATTTTCCCAAGATGCATGATAAAGGTAGACATCAAAAAAGCTTTTGACTCCTTACAATGGGATTTCAATGGTAGAATGTTGCAGGTCTATAACTTTCCTCCTCAGTTCAGGAAATGGTTAATGGGGTGCATTACATCTACTTGGTTCAGTATAAAGGTGAATGGTACTACTACTGGGTTTTTCAAAGGTGCTAGTGGTCTTAGACAGAGTGATCCCCTTTCACCTTTTATCTTTGTTATGGGAATGGAGATGCTTTCTAGAGTTTTACGCAGCATCCATGGTAGACATCAGGTCACTTATCAtccaaaatgtggtagaatgggACTCAATCACCTCATCTTTGCTGATGACTTGATGATATTTGTGAGAGGTGACTCCCCTTCAGTAAATGCTGTGTCTGACTCTCTGGATTTGTTTGCTAAAATGTCTGGACTACGGGCCAATTCAGAGAAGACTAACATTTATATGGGAGGTGTTAAAAATGAAGTTAAGGAGTTAATCTTAAGGGATACAAGATATG
The Silene latifolia isolate original U9 population chromosome 11, ASM4854445v1, whole genome shotgun sequence genome window above contains:
- the LOC141613710 gene encoding uncharacterized protein LOC141613710, which gives rise to MIISSWNIRGFNDPIKQQEVRGYLAMNKIEVFGLLETRVRLNNAAAISRLFSSYRTLNNYSHHHNGRIWVFLDTRLVTLLSSRIHDQLIHLELLHHVSNKVVHVSFVYGSNDGDTRETLWDELRQLATMVTDWTVLGDFNIGYGCEHTWTNKQDVGTRVWSKLDRVLTNASWLVAFPHTQVTVLPAGISDHSPLLVQIKEHYQIRRRFSYLNCWEEHKDYDTIVTEAWQNPTKGNAMFILFAKLKNVRHKLIGLHKSNFSDLATKVKQARESLEACQKQVQLKQLDIQLLTQEKQLLEIYCLLRKTERSSLIQRAKIHDINYNDAANNYFYAKIAIRKHQSIIGKIKNKDGILREGMEAVNIAFVDYYQWLLGTPTATADFPPEALEGPRIQDTEWDSLCRPVEEMEIRKALFSIASNKSPGQDGFSSQFFKKSWNHVKKEFCAAV